DNA from Actinoplanes sp. SE50/110:
TGACGCGACCACCACAGCCGCCGACCCAGCGGTCGCTTTCGTGGAACTCCGGCGGGCGATGGCCTTGACCGGCACGAAGGTCGCCGACTCCTCGCCGTTCAACCTGCACGTGGCCGGGCGCGGGAGTGGGTACTGCCTGGACAACTTCGCCTCCGGAGAGGGCCGGAACAACTCGCCGGTAGGTTTGTGGACCTGCAATGGCGGTCGCACGGAGCTCTGGCGGTGGCGCATCTTCAATCAAAACATCTATTACGGCGTCGAGCTGGTCAATAACGCGAGTGGACGCTGCCTGGACTATCCGGCCTCGATGGGAAACACGGTCGGTGCGCAATTCAATGTATACGATTGCCGGGACGGTTCCGCGCCGGGCCAGAACTTCCACCTCACCAACGCGTCCGGCGGTGTCGCGATGGAGTCGCAGGCGACCAACAACGCGGTCGCCGTAGACGCGTTTACCTCCAAGTGGCACGGCGACGGCAGCCCGGTCGGTCTCTGGTATTACAGCTCTCCCGGAAACGCCTTCCAGCACTGGTACCAGTAGTAGAAAATAGGCATCCGGAAAGACTAATCGCCACGTCCATCGGCATCCGGATCTGCCGCGACGACCGCGTCGGCACCCGACGAGCCATCACGCTGCGTGTGCCCTGGTCCGTGCTGAACGGCGCACCATCATGCCGAAAGTAGCGCGTCGATCTTCCCTCATCCATCTCGGTGGCCCCCGGCGCCGTCAACCACGTTCAACGAGATCAACGCCTGCCTGCGCGGGGTGGGACGCCCATAGTCCCTCGGCAACCCCAGCGGTCAGCCGACCTCGATAAACATCGATTTTATGATTGATGAGAGTGAGGCTTTCCTGCACCTCGGCGAGTCTGGCGACGACCTCCGCGCGGTGCGCCTCCAGGACGGCAAGGCGTTCCTGCTCGTTGCCGTGTCCGGAGGAGACCAGCTCAGCGTAACGACGGATCGTCTTGATAGGCATGCCGGTGGCCCGCAGCTTTGTACAGGCCGTGATCCAGTCGAGGTCGAACTGGCGGTAGCGCCGCCGACCGGCGGCGGTGCGGTCAATGGCAGCGACCATCAGGCCGGCACGTTCGTAGTAGCGCAGGGTGTGCACGCTGATCCCGGTGCGACGGGCGGCCTCGGCGATGGTCACACCCACGGTCGGGATGGAGGACGTGGATTCTGGTGTCGGCCCCGGCTTGACTTCGAGCACGCTCGAAATCCTAGCGTTCTGGTCATGACCGCAACGCTGATCTCCGGAGCGAATAAGGGTCTCGGCTTCGAGACCGCCCGCCAGCTCATCGCCGCAGGACACACCGTCTATGTAGGAAGTCGCGACATCGAACGCGGACGCCGGGCCGCCCAGCAGTTGGGCGCCCGGGCAGTCCAGCTCGACGTCACCGACGACGCGTCCGTGGCCGCCGCCGTCAAGACCGTCGAAGCCGAGGAAGGGCTGGACGTGCTCATCAACAACGCCGGCATTCAGGCGGAGCTGAGTGAGAACAACGTCGTGATCGGCGCGGCCGAGCTGACGGCCGAGGTGATGCGCCAGACGTTCGAGACGAACGTCTTCGGCCTGGTGCGCGTCCTCCACGCGTTCCTGCCGTTGCTGCAGCGCTCCACCAACCCGGTCGTCGTCAACGTCAGTAGCGGTCTGGCCTCGCTCACCCGGGTCACCACCCGCGGTCACGCGGCATTCGCCTACCCGGGAGTCGCCTATCCGGCGTCGAAGACCGCAGTCAACATGATCACCGCGCAATACGCCAAGGCATTCCCGAACATGCGGATCAACGCGGTCGAACCAGGATTCACCAAAACTGACTTGAACAAGAACACCGGCCGCCAGACCGTCGGGCAGGGCGCCGAAATCATCGTACGAATGGCCCGGACAGGCCCGAACGGGCCCACCGGAGGCTACTTCGACGCCGAAGGCCAACTGCCCTGGTGATCACCTCTGATGCACGCTCATGCCGCCGATAGCGCGCGCCGTGGACCCGTAATCGCGTGTCGCAACGTCATGGTGTGGTCCCTACGCGGCCGTGGGAGGCAACTGGGCGGGGTGGGGGCGGGCCGTCAGCCTTGTCCGCCCCGCCCCTGTTAAGCGACGGGGCGGATTCGCCAACAGAGTCCCTCCCGGGGCGGGGCTGATCTTCTGAGACATGCCCCTTCGGAGCGGGGTTGGCCGTTTCCGAGGCCGCCCGGTGCCGGCGGACCCGATCGCCTTTCCGGTCAGATGGCGCCCTTGGCGATCAGGGCGTCCAGCTTGGCGTAGCCCTCGGCGACACCCGTCTCCATGCCGCTGCGCAGCCAGGCGTCCCGGGCCTCGAAGCTGTCCACCAGCGACTGCCCGTGCAGCCGGGTGCGGCCGTCCCCCAGATCCTCGAAGGTCAGCGTC
Protein-coding regions in this window:
- a CDS encoding RICIN domain-containing protein is translated as MILKLKLCVLVASCAVVAAPAGPASAAPDATTTAADPAVAFVELRRAMALTGTKVADSSPFNLHVAGRGSGYCLDNFASGEGRNNSPVGLWTCNGGRTELWRWRIFNQNIYYGVELVNNASGRCLDYPASMGNTVGAQFNVYDCRDGSAPGQNFHLTNASGGVAMESQATNNAVAVDAFTSKWHGDGSPVGLWYYSSPGNAFQHWYQ
- a CDS encoding MerR family transcriptional regulator, producing MLEVKPGPTPESTSSIPTVGVTIAEAARRTGISVHTLRYYERAGLMVAAIDRTAAGRRRYRQFDLDWITACTKLRATGMPIKTIRRYAELVSSGHGNEQERLAVLEAHRAEVVARLAEVQESLTLINHKIDVYRGRLTAGVAEGLWASHPAQAGVDLVERG
- a CDS encoding SDR family NAD(P)-dependent oxidoreductase, which translates into the protein MTATLISGANKGLGFETARQLIAAGHTVYVGSRDIERGRRAAQQLGARAVQLDVTDDASVAAAVKTVEAEEGLDVLINNAGIQAELSENNVVIGAAELTAEVMRQTFETNVFGLVRVLHAFLPLLQRSTNPVVVNVSSGLASLTRVTTRGHAAFAYPGVAYPASKTAVNMITAQYAKAFPNMRINAVEPGFTKTDLNKNTGRQTVGQGAEIIVRMARTGPNGPTGGYFDAEGQLPW